In Theileria equi strain WA chromosome 3, complete sequence, the genomic window TATCTGAAGGATAGCCTAGAGATTAATGACGAACTGGTCGGTGAACATCTAAATGTGATAATAAGCATTTCTAAGCAAGTTGAAGGTACTTCGATGCAAATGCACGAAAACCCGGAGTGTGTTTACAAATGCAAGATTTTACCTTTCAGGCTCTTATTCATGCATACTCCAACTCAGTTGGCGCTTGCAAATTTTCTGTACCATTGCAAAACAAATCTACAATCCGTTATATCAGTTGAGACGTATGTTAACATGTATATATGAATGTTTAATACAGATTCATCCTTAAAAAGTTTCTCGGTGGAAATGATACAAAGTTGGTCCCGCTATTATCTGCTCTAAATaatataaatgtttgtttGAATTATATGTATCGATGTATTTATAGGTTAAATACGATGAATTTATGGCCTTCAGAGACAAATTTAGTCAAGAGGTTGAAAAAGCTGGTTCGTTATACTTAATTTAATTACCTCCAAATTTAGGAAGCATATTGGACAAATACCTGAAAATATACGGTATTTGATGTTCGATAGTATTAAACTAATTAGTGTAAAGCCTTAGTGAAGTAAATGACCGCTTTGCTCTAGCGAGACTTGCAATTTTAACTATTTTGTCAATGATCTTTATTTCCTCATCTGAAAATTCATTCTGTGCATGTTTGTATAGCGCTTCGCCAATATTCGCACATAGTTGAGAGACCCTAGAGAGGGAAAGTAGGCTCCCCAAATCGCTCTGATTTTTTTGGTAGGAAACTTCGCGGTTTACAGATGTTTCATATCTTCTGAGGAAATAACAGAGTAATTGTGACAGAGTGTGTGGCTTAAGCTTTTCATCAAGTAGTTCATGACATGATATGGCAAACTTTATGGCAAAATCATCCGGAGACCATAAGCGAAGTCTATTACATGCAGATGCGATAAACACTAATTCTGAGCATGTAAGATCACTCAGATGAGGTTTCAGATACAATATAATCCATTCTGCTAGATTTTTATCCAATCTTGTAACTTCATATTGTAGTTGGCGGCTGGAAATGTTTTCTTTTACATATGTCGGGGATGGTATTAACGATAATAACTTTGACGTCTCACTTATTGCATTTGGAGAGCTGGAAATTATCGATTTAAAGTTATCTATCAGCGCCTTTTTTACAGATATATTACAATAACCCATATAATATATAGATTCCAGTACAAGAGCCAATTCAAATGACTTAAAGCTGTTTTGATCTGCATCTATTATTTCCGTTACCCTttccaaaacattttcaTAGACAGCTCTCAGAGAAGAGATTAAACGCTTTGCATAAAACTTCTTATTAGGTaattcatccattattttAGAGCATTCTTTCTGATAAATCAGTTTTGGAATTGATGTAGCATAGATAGTGAGATCATACGATACTGCGGTAGATATTGTTGCAACTATATTATTGCATATATTCATTAAAAACCCATCTTTAACATGTTTCAAGGATTCTGGATGGTTTGCAAATGACTTCAAAACTATAGATAATGTCTTGGCATTCGCCGACTCAAAATCGAAATGCTCAGACAATTCTTCGTAGAGTTCCTTCTGGGAAAATTCCTAAAATAAATGTAATGAGTCTCCAAAAGTGTCCTTACCAGCTTAGAAAACGCATGGAATATCCTAGCAACCGTCGAGGATTGTAGACATGATGCACAACTTAATATGGAAGATGataactgcattaatttATCTTTCAAGCACTGCGATTTCACATTAAGTCCACTAGTACTAACGTTGTTCCTAGCTAGACTGAGGGCTTCATTCCTCAAAACGTATTCCAGAACTCTGGGATGGAAATATCTCGAACAACGAGTTTCGAAATTCACAATGATACCAGAAGGGGATGCatttggaattttcataattCAGAGATAATATATACCTTTATCAAGTCCTCAAGTACAACGATGTTGTTATGTCCATACACAAGCCATGTGTAAAGTGTACTTAAAACACATTAGTTCTGGAATGAGTATAAAATCTATACAAAGTTTAAATATAAATGCAGAATATACCTAAAATAACAAATATATCCGTATACGTTGTCTTGTAGAAACTGAAAGGGGTCCCCCTTGATTTCGCTTTAAGCACcactttaaaaatatttaaaagGTATTTTATTGAAAATCCCTCCTTTtaatataaatatatacTATATGTACTAGCATTTTATGCTCTGTCTCAACTTTTATCCATATTATCTTAGCGTGTGTAAGTATATTCACAGGTTTCTCTACTACAATGCATTCTCCCAAATCAATCATCTTCACAAGGCATAATTTATGTTTAACCTTATTTTATAACTGAGTCTATCGGGAAAGTGGTCCATTTTCTAGCAATAAAGGCTATAGTGAGTTGTGTTGTCTGTAACGTTAAAAGCTCTgataatgatggaaaaaagGAGCTACAAAACAGTACTATTAGGTGATGCTTCTGTAGGTAAATCAAGCTTTGTAGTTCGTCTGACCAGGGGTGAGTTTTCTGATAATATAAACTCTACGATTGGAGGTGCCTTTTTTAATTATACCGTACGAATCTCCGGTCGGGATGTTCAAAATAAAAGTAAAAGGACTGACAAGGAAGCGTTAGAAAACTGCTATCAATCATCGCAAAATGGCTCAAGAGTCTCATCAAAGAACATCTCCGGTGGCTCTGATGATGGATCCGCAACACATATGGAAATGAACTTCGAAATTTGGGACACTGCCGGTCAGGAGCGCTTTAAAAGTATATTGCCTATGTATTATAGGAAAGCTGCATGTGCCATTGTTATTTTGGATGTAACTTTACCACAAACATTACAACATGCTGCATTCTGGGTCAACCAAATACGTGTTGCTAATAACAATGAAACGATCATAGTACTAGTTGCAAATAAAATAGATCTACTTGGTTCAAATCCGGAAACAATTCAAACATTAGCAAATGCGAAGGCCTATGCTAAGGAGGAATCCCTAATATTCGTTGAAACAAGCGCTAAAACTGGACAAAATATAGTCCACGTATTTGATTTGCTAGCCCAGGAAATTTCAGAAAATCCATCAAAATGGGATAAACTTGCTCCTAAACTTTCAAAAAAAACTTTGAGAGTTGATGAAGTCAATACGAACAATTTACGGTCAAGTTGCTGCATGGGTATCTTGTAACATATAATTACTTTTTTATATTGTACAAGTTAGAACATCTCTATTGTTGGTGCATATGATCCCAGTTAGATTCTAAAATTCTATTTGATTCTATTTTTCTCTTGCGACGCAATCTTTTATATGGCAATTTACACAGCCATACTATTCCCGAAGCTACCTTTATCACAAAGGGTATCAAAATTGGCAAAAGAATAATCGCAAGTAAAACTCCGAGGCCAATTAGTATGTAAAAGTAGACTTTTTTGAAATAATGACTGACACAACTCCGGACTATGAAATTTATATGCAGATTCCTTCTTAACTTACAGTtaaataatatacaaaagaTGTTATATTTGCTGCAGGAACATGTCGGTTCCGTTTCTTTAGCCTTCTCTTTGGTAGGAACCTACATTATACTACATAAAAGTACAAGTACTTACCAGTGGAATAATTTCCTCTTCTCTTGTAGACAGCTGAATGTCCTTCGACCTTGTGTCCACCGAAAGAGTTAATTTAAGTCCCTTAAGAACAATTGGAAGCCTAACCGTATCAAGATGTGTATGAGATCCAGATAATAATTCTATCTTACAAATCAATTCCTCAGACAAGTTTCCTCCTCTGAAATGTAACGGCATAGAAAATGAAGCTATTCCATTGGATTCTATATCTTTTGTCTGCTCCGTTGCGCTACCAGATGCCTTTTCATATACTTCAGTGTCTCCTTTACAATAACAATGGATCCTGTGGGTAAATGGAGCCCTGATGGTTCCCATATTCTTGGTTTTTATATCAATTTTACAAGGCTTCCTTGTCCCTAATTCACATGCACCATCAATTCTAAAAATCAATAAATCATAATTTATGTAACAAACTTGGCCTCTAAAATGAATCCTGGTGAGCTTGATACGATTTCGGTAACGGTGGCATCAAATGTAATAATTTTTAGTTTTGTTATGTCTTCCATGTTATGGGTATAAGTTAGCATGTGAACcaaatttttatcatccCAAGTAGTTTTAGGCCCTTTCATATCCATAGGAAGTTGATTGTTTATCTTTCTTACTGTCAACGTAGGAGAAACACCATATAAAATAGGTACACGCGTCTATATCGTTACGTTTATAGTAAAgttaaacaaaccttttcTTTGTACTCACCATGATACCATCCAAGTTGATTTCGGATGCATGTCTCTTTTGGAGAGTTACAAAGTCTTTTGTGATCATACCAAGTTCCAGGAGCAATGCCGATTTTGTCACAATTTACACCAGTTTCGTCTACCGCACTTTTATCtaccattatgagattTTTTGTGCAACGCATATAAATAGCTATCGATTTTGGCAAGCCTGTATATTTATAATCTGTAATAAGTTCTAACCTGGCAAAAGCGCACGTGCTTTTTCATCCCATCCAGGATCCAAACATTTGTCCTGCAGATGTTTGTTACTTTCAATGATCTCAAACCTTAAGAGAAGCGCCCTTTACAGTATTATTGCTTCTTGGATAATATGGAGcaaaaatatattgatCTATTAGCGGAGCTGGACTGCCATCTTTTGATGCACTAGACATATACTCAACCATAATGTCAAGGTTTTCTACATTCATATTTCAAATAAGTGGTGAACATACCATCCTTATACTTCGTTGCAGAGTTCATTAATGTGACTTGAACAAATTCTGCACCAAGTTTTAATGGTTGAGGAGTCCCTTTATCCTTTACTGTTTTTTGTGTCTAAACAAGCtttatatggatgaatacGAAGACAAACCTTTTTTGCTTTCGAAGCTCCCTCTTCCACTTTTTTAGGGTTTTTGACTGTATAGACATGTACGTTATCTATGTGTCTTACCATCCGGTATTATGTCATTCTTGGAATCAAACTTATAAATATTAACCGTAATCTTTCTAATTTGTGAAGGTGGGTAAGACGacttgtacattttataCCATGGTCCGATAATTTCCAAACAACTCATGCTTATAACTGCTCCAGTAGCATATTCATCCAGTTGCTCGCAGTTATAGTTGTCTCTTGGTGATTTACTGGTAACATTTAAGCCACAAATACAACATGCCCCCTCAGGAAAACTTTCTCTAAGTTCTTCAGGGATATCGTTCTTAGTACATTTATTGTGGCTTAGTTTGGGACAGTGGTTTTCGAAATCCGGACCTGTTTCTTTGTATGATTTTGCTACATTATGCTCCTTGTACATGTAAGGGACGCTCTAAACAACTTTATACTTTATGGGAAACATACCTTGATGTATTCCAAATCATATGCCACACTTGTTAGGGATGTTTCTATATTCACATACAATCCTCTTGACGGTTCTTTCTTGTCGCGAAATATGTAATTATACATTCTCTACAATATTTTAATTATTTATCATCCTTCGTACCTTTCCATGAAATACGTTTATTTCGGCATTTAGTCTCGGTTTGCATGTTTTTGGATTACCAAAACCCTCTCCTTCTTCGAGACATCTTGTAACGCTGCTAGATATGATAGCATTTACAATGGCAGTTTTTCCAATAAAAAACCAGAGATATGAGATAATGCATGTTTTTATAACAGTAAGTATATATCTATGTTTCCTTGAACCTATCATGTTGAGATACAGATGGGCTGTCTACGACACGAATCTACAGGCCAGAATCAGTTTTCCTTGAAAACAGAGTACAGTTGCGGGGATACACCACTTGGGAAGAATGTCACACAAATAGACACACAGATCCAACACAAGTAAAATTATTTTTTgactttatattttatttcAAATGAATCTGTCAATGATATATAAATTATAGATGGTTTGTACGTGTAGGAGACACATTATTACAACAGGATCTATCTGTAGAAAAGGCATCTCCGTCTGAATTTAGATATTATTTGAGAATATTTATACGGGAGACTCTTTAAATTTTGAAGCCACGAATACCCTTTCATTATATAAACAGCGGAACGTCCATATAACCAAGTTTGCAGCAGATTTCTCATCTTAATGCTACCAAAGATCCGAAAAATATATGTATAAACGACAAGTTCGTTAAAAAACGTTATAACTGGTGTAAAACTTATTGTAAATCTCCCTTATCTTTGACGTTGGGCATATCAACCAAGGTTAGGATTCACCCAGAATCTGCGTTTCCCTTCACATTTTATATAACTAGCCACTCATATACCCTTAGTTAAGTACTCATAATGTGTATATAAACTTGATATGATCTTATTTGCTCTCTTAACCCCTAATATTTAACGTAATGTAGTCAACTTCATGGAATAATGAAAATTTAGGCACAAATATCACCAAACTTGTTCATAGCAGTCTCCTTATACAATGTAGTCCTCATTTACATCTAATAATGGCTTTATATTTGCTAATGCATACTATTTTGCTCATCATATAGCTCTTTACATTCATAAAAAACGAGACTCATG contains:
- a CDS encoding hypothetical protein (encoded by transcript BEWA_007360A); protein product: MKIPNASPSGIIVNFETRCSRYFHPRVLEYVLRNEALSLARNNVSTSGLNVKSQCLKDKLMQLSSSILSCASCLQSSTVARIFHAFSKLEFSQKELYEELSEHFDFESANAKTLSIVLKSFANHPESLKHVKDGFLMNICNNIVATISTAVSYDLTIYATSIPKLIYQKECSKIMDELPNKKFYAKRLISSLRAVYENVLERVTEIIDADQNSFKSFELALVLESIYYMGYCNISVKKALIDNFKSIISSSPNAISETSKLLSLIPSPTYVKENISSRQLQYEVTRLDKNLAEWIILYLKPHLSDLTCSELVFIASACNRLRLWSPDDFAIKFAISCHELLDEKLKPHTLSQLLCYFLRRYETSVNREVSYQKNQSDLGSLLSLSRVSQLCANIGEALYKHAQNEFSDEEIKIIDKIVKIASLARAKRSFTSLRLYTN
- a CDS encoding Ras family Rab small GTP-binding protein (encoded by transcript BEWA_007370A), which codes for MEKRSYKTVLLGDASVGKSSFVVRLTRGEFSDNINSTIGGAFFNYTVRISVSSKNISGGSDDGSATHMEMNFEIWDTAGQERFKSILPMYYRKAACAIVILDVTLPQTLQHAAFWVNQIRVANNNETIIVLVANKIDLLGSNPETIQTLANAKAYAKEESLIFVETSAKTGQNIVHVFDLLAQEISENPSKWDKLAPKLSKKTLRVDEVNTNNLRSSCCMGIL
- a CDS encoding hypothetical protein (encoded by transcript BEWA_007380A), with the translated sequence MIGSRKHRYILTVIKTCIISYLWFFIGKTAIVNAIISSSVTRCLEEGEGFGNPKTCKPRLNAEINVFHGKRMYNYIFRDKKEPSRGLYVNIETSLTSVAYDLEYIKSVPYMYKEHNVAKSYKETGPDFENHCPKLSHNKCTKNDIPEELRESFPEGACCICGLNVTSKSPRDNYNCEQLDEYATGAVISMSCLEIIGPWYKMYKSSYPPSQIRKITVNIYKFDSKNDIIPDVKNPKKVEEGASKAKKTQKTVKDKGTPQPLKLGAEFVQVTLMNSATKYKDENLDIMVEYMSSASKDGSPAPLIDQYIFAPYYPRSNNTVKGASLKDKCLDPGWDEKARALLPGLPKSIAIYMRCTKNLIMVDKSAVDETGVNCDKIGIAPGTWYDHKRLCNSPKETCIRNQLGWYHGEYKEKTRVPILYGVSPTLTVRKINNQLPMDMKGPKTTWDDKNLVHMLTYTHNMEDITKLKIITFDATVTEIVSSSPGFILEAKIDGACELGTRKPCKIDIKTKNMGTIRAPFTHRIHCYCKGDTEVYEKASGSATEQTKDIESNGIASFSMPLHFRGGNLSEELICKIELLSGSHTHLDTVRLPIVLKGLKLTLSVDTRSKDIQLSTREEEIIPLVKTEPTCSCSKYNIFCILFNFRSCVSHYFKKVYFYILIGLGVLLAIILLPILIPFVIKVASGIVWLCKLPYKRLRRKRKIESNRILESNWDHMHQQ